The DNA segment ATGATAATCGTTCCGCTGCTTGGATACAGCAGGGATGCCATACACTTCATCGTTGTTGATTTCCCAGCGCCGTTTGGCCCGATGAAGCCAACGATCTCATGATCCTGAATAGAAAAGCTCACATTTTTTAAAACCTCATGCTTTCCAAAGGATTTACATAAATATCTTACCTCAGCCCTTATCATAAATGCCTCCATTCTCTCACCTTATGTGAGTATAAATGTTTATGAAAGTATTTCAAATCATTTCGTCTTGATGTTCTTTCACACATTTACTCCCCAATGCTTCTATCGTTATTGTAAATGGGGATAAAGAAAATTGCAACTATTCATGCGTAAAAAAACTGATACCAGGTATCAGTTCGTTATGCTTTACAGTCTATTGGGGAATAACGCACAGCATACAAGAAGTATTGCTGCTATAAAAGCTGTTTAGTAGCGTCCTATTCCCGTTCATTATTACATCACTTATTCCATGCCTTACTAAGCATCCAGCAGCTATCGTACACTTTCCCCTTCTCTAACGGAGAAAACCTCTGTCTGTTCCTTCACAGCTGTCTTTTCAATCAGGGCATTCATATGCTGTACGATATCACTGGCATATGCGGCATAATCGTAAACGAGTGCCGTAAGCGTTGGTGACATCACAGTACATAGCTCATGTCCGCCAAAGCTGATTACGGATGTATTCTGCGGTATGGCGATATGATATTCTCTTGCGAATTTTGTTAAAGGTACAGCCATTTCATCCCGTTCCAGCAAAAGGAGATCAAATTTCTCTGTAAATACCTCTTTGATTTTCTCATAGATATCCCCATAGCTTCCATCACACAGGCACAGCTTGAGATCGATCGGCTGCCGTTTTTCATGGTAAGCATTCCGGATACCCTGCAGACGCTGTTCTGCCAGCTCCTGCTCAGTACCAAGGTAGCGAACGATCAGCTGTTCCTTTTTCAGCATATACGCCCCCAGAACCTCACCAGCCTGTACTTCATGAAAGCAGCAGCTATTCAGCTGTTCTTTTTTCTCATGCAGAAAAAGCACCGGTATGGAGGTTGTCCGCATCTGCTTCTGGATAAATTCCGTACTGGAACAG comes from the Erysipelotrichaceae bacterium 66202529 genome and includes:
- a CDS encoding LacI family DNA-binding transcriptional regulator, which produces MKKATIADVAELAGVSKATVSRFLKQENVREEIAERIRAAIQETGYVARGSKANKTNEKTTEPKGEKSKTNVKAKQRNYRFGMLVKDITLPRTRNIIQALKDVLREQNITFSICITDGVEELEEKYLTSYIVQNVNGILVESCSSTEFIQKQMRTTSIPVLFLHEKKEQLNSCCFHEVQAGEVLGAYMLKKEQLIVRYLGTEQELAEQRLQGIRNAYHEKRQPIDLKLCLCDGSYGDIYEKIKEVFTEKFDLLLLERDEMAVPLTKFAREYHIAIPQNTSVISFGGHELCTVMSPTLTALVYDYAAYASDIVQHMNALIEKTAVKEQTEVFSVREGESVR